A section of the Gemmatimonadaceae bacterium genome encodes:
- a CDS encoding flippase, giving the protein MSHERLRALTDDALLKRNVFVNLAALALPALAALISIPILARGLGPSRFGLLTFAWGVIGLFSLFDFGFGRALTRLVSVRLAGGRDHEVADLVWAASWLLLGIMSVLAVAGWMAAPHVVDHLMKVPARYRDEAVGVLRLFALSLPPLAHGVTLRSVLEAAQKFPLSARLRVPLGVVTYAGPLVALPFGGDARIAVGAIVVGRVLYWLAHFFVIGSIVPGLGRPRLPHRGAVHELASVGRWIFASNMVGPVLSNVDRMVVASAFPIAASGWYGTAAEVATKQFLFTGALQPVLYPALAASYKPDPERAVELMWKATWVTMLVIFSSALVLAAFAQPLLQAWMRSAYSPVAAQVLPWLAIAVFINCLAQVPFAMLQGAVDAKGAGIMYIMELPIYLGLLALFGHLWGISGIAFAWLGRMSLDAVGQWSIMAWRFPASRVVVRRAALLGVPALAVLVAAAILGAH; this is encoded by the coding sequence GTGAGCCACGAGCGCCTGCGCGCGCTCACCGACGACGCGCTCCTCAAACGCAACGTGTTCGTGAATCTCGCGGCGTTGGCGCTTCCCGCGCTCGCCGCGCTGATCAGCATTCCCATCCTCGCCCGCGGGCTCGGCCCGTCGCGGTTCGGACTGCTCACCTTCGCCTGGGGCGTCATCGGGCTCTTCTCGCTGTTCGACTTCGGCTTCGGGCGGGCCCTCACCCGCCTGGTGTCGGTACGCCTGGCCGGCGGCCGGGACCACGAAGTGGCCGATCTGGTATGGGCGGCGAGTTGGCTCCTGCTCGGCATCATGTCCGTGCTCGCGGTGGCCGGCTGGATGGCGGCGCCGCACGTGGTGGACCACCTGATGAAGGTGCCGGCGCGATACCGCGACGAGGCGGTGGGCGTGCTGCGGCTGTTCGCCCTGTCGCTCCCCCCGCTCGCGCACGGGGTAACGCTGCGCAGCGTGCTCGAGGCGGCGCAGAAGTTCCCGCTGTCGGCGCGGCTCCGCGTGCCGCTCGGCGTGGTGACCTACGCCGGCCCGCTCGTCGCCTTGCCGTTCGGCGGCGACGCGCGGATCGCCGTGGGCGCGATCGTCGTGGGACGGGTGCTCTACTGGCTGGCGCACTTTTTCGTGATCGGAAGCATCGTCCCGGGCCTGGGCCGCCCTCGCCTTCCGCACCGCGGCGCCGTGCACGAACTGGCGAGTGTCGGCCGATGGATCTTTGCCTCCAACATGGTCGGCCCCGTGCTCAGCAACGTTGACCGCATGGTGGTGGCGTCGGCATTTCCCATCGCCGCCTCGGGCTGGTACGGCACGGCCGCCGAGGTGGCCACCAAGCAGTTCCTGTTCACCGGCGCGCTGCAGCCGGTGCTCTATCCGGCGCTCGCGGCGTCGTACAAGCCCGACCCCGAACGCGCCGTCGAACTCATGTGGAAGGCCACCTGGGTGACGATGCTGGTGATCTTCAGCTCGGCGCTCGTGCTCGCGGCGTTCGCGCAGCCGCTGCTGCAGGCGTGGATGCGCAGCGCCTACTCGCCGGTGGCGGCGCAGGTGCTCCCCTGGCTGGCGATCGCGGTGTTCATCAACTGCCTGGCGCAGGTGCCGTTCGCGATGCTGCAGGGCGCGGTGGACGCGAAGGGCGCGGGCATCATGTACATCATGGAGCTGCCGATCTACCTCGGCCTGCTGGCGCTGTTCGGACATCTGTGGGGCATTTCCGGCATCGCCTTCGCGTGGCTGGGGCGCATGTCGCTCGATGCCGTGGGCCAGTGGTCGATCATGGCGTGGCGCTTCCCGGCGTCTCGTGTCGTCGTGCGCCGCGCCGCCCTTCTCGGCGTTCCCGCGCTCGCCGTGCTCGTCGCCGCCGCCATACTCGGCGCCCACTGA
- a CDS encoding glycosyltransferase family 2 protein has product MSRPLLSVIVPTYGRWQHIGPLLDSVMAQEFHDWECVIAEDGSPNQEKIRQIAAEYSARTQGRVRFHANPETLGYDGNFRKLVELARGRFLFVMGDDDFVAPGAFEAVAGAIDRYPNMGAILRAFAVFVDTPDNIVQVNRYYAHECSFPAGPPAIVACFRRFVAMSGLVLDRDLAQACATDRWDGTLFYQQWLAGNILAQKDAVYLPDLLAYFRRGAPPVFGTAKAEQGMFTPGSQPPDTDLRMVGALMKIARAVEAERGVKISDAIERDFANYIYHTLAHQAHEPWPVFRKFYKDLGAQGFDKYPQYHAWFWAIALLGAPNVDRVIQFLRRTLGHTPNLTSFARAKAK; this is encoded by the coding sequence ATGAGCCGCCCGCTGCTCTCCGTCATCGTTCCCACCTACGGTCGCTGGCAGCACATCGGTCCTCTGCTCGACTCCGTCATGGCGCAGGAGTTCCACGACTGGGAGTGCGTGATCGCCGAAGACGGATCGCCGAACCAGGAGAAGATCAGGCAGATCGCCGCGGAGTACTCGGCGCGCACGCAAGGGCGGGTGAGGTTCCATGCCAACCCCGAAACGCTGGGATACGACGGGAACTTCAGAAAGCTCGTGGAACTGGCGAGGGGGCGGTTCCTGTTCGTCATGGGGGACGACGACTTCGTGGCGCCCGGCGCGTTCGAGGCCGTGGCCGGCGCGATAGACCGCTACCCCAACATGGGAGCGATCCTGCGCGCGTTCGCGGTGTTCGTCGATACCCCCGACAACATCGTGCAGGTGAATCGCTACTACGCGCACGAGTGCAGCTTTCCGGCGGGCCCGCCGGCGATCGTGGCGTGCTTCCGGCGATTCGTGGCGATGAGCGGACTGGTGCTGGACCGCGACCTGGCGCAGGCCTGCGCCACCGACCGGTGGGACGGCACGCTGTTCTACCAGCAGTGGCTGGCGGGCAACATTCTCGCGCAGAAGGACGCGGTGTACCTCCCCGATCTCCTCGCCTACTTCCGCCGCGGGGCGCCGCCCGTATTCGGCACGGCCAAGGCGGAGCAGGGAATGTTCACGCCGGGATCGCAGCCGCCGGATACGGACCTGCGCATGGTGGGCGCGCTGATGAAGATCGCGCGGGCCGTCGAAGCCGAGCGCGGGGTGAAGATCTCCGACGCCATCGAGCGCGACTTCGCCAACTACATCTACCACACGCTCGCCCACCAGGCGCACGAGCCCTGGCCGGTATTCCGCAAGTTCTACAAGGATCTCGGCGCGCAGGGGTTCGACAAGTACCCGCAGTACCACGCCTGGTTCTGGGCCATCGCGCTGCTTGGCGCGCCGAACGTGGACCGGGTGATCCAGTTCCTTCGCCGCACGCTGGGGCATACGCCGAATCTCACGTCCTTCGCCCGCGCCAAAGCGAAGTGA
- a CDS encoding O-antigen ligase family protein: MKLSARHLVAIGAAAMALANVGRIPMGALGGRTAPVVVGDLVTLLLWFALAAVVLGGRVRATLDEISLPAAAFVLVAAVSTALALARYGMNFNDAMGTLAFLARWVVYFGWYLFVVWCLTPDEARSAWRYVETAILAIAAFGVVQAAFLPGFAQLVHSGGDLPVWDVQGRRLVSTLLDPNFAGLLIAIALLFRLARIAEGIREPRSAWLLTLLAAALVLTVSRSSALALAVGLAAIVAARGLRSRLGYTFLVGASLLVPTFWLMAGYAARLNKLRVDTSALERFIPWLRALRLIIDHPVLGVGFNAMKPAEMAHGWVLLGSAGVSLDGGLLFVAAMTGLLGLACYVWMLWRVVRLARRVYNDPDLEPADRAHGVATAASTLAVVVHSFFVNSLLLPFVMQILWIMWGTLMRIAGNRRLRVGAAVVVPLLIFVAGCEPCAGTNVCAPAAKVDLIGQIVDAATGAPAAGVQVSVSLSNGDQATATTGGDGSWEVATDVRGSDSLSATITVAAPGHAGYTVPPFQVAVSTRRGDATLLGAWFDVPHARYMATLLHDGVPLAGAEVNFAPTGGVAVTGTFSGSTNSDGIFALDLTGDQLGSAVGNLTVSQGSLDHPAVFGGYTIPLDYHYRVASPQATYNVGSILVYGAQAFNRGTGQHVQGVAVNWTRTGGIATTPAVINTTTDATGFFLLDMTPAADGETIGTLTFTPPNGSATSYPNLHLATYDSTSYRYLGNFGYGQRWAWAIELWRNDSLKQARGVPVTFRRTGGIAIDPDSLQLVTGSDGRIEVRAAVTDTGYVDGEITVHPATGPARLITGIHLHTFAGDSLGFAGVFSFGPSLRYAAQIQRADGTPVAGATVTWTLDSGLDATPVTLTSTTDNTGYFNVMLYPPDNFDGTAVGHFTVSPPAPYPPGSAYTISNVHLPTFQSPDLRFAGFFQIPNP, from the coding sequence CCCCGCCGCCGCGTTCGTGCTCGTGGCCGCCGTGTCCACCGCGCTCGCCCTCGCACGCTACGGCATGAATTTCAACGACGCCATGGGCACGCTGGCATTTCTCGCGCGGTGGGTGGTGTACTTCGGTTGGTACCTGTTCGTGGTCTGGTGTCTCACCCCCGACGAAGCGCGCTCGGCGTGGCGCTACGTCGAAACGGCCATCCTCGCCATCGCCGCGTTCGGCGTCGTGCAGGCGGCCTTCCTGCCCGGCTTCGCTCAGCTCGTCCACAGCGGAGGCGATCTACCGGTGTGGGACGTGCAGGGCCGCCGCCTCGTGTCCACGCTGCTCGATCCCAACTTTGCCGGACTGCTGATCGCCATCGCGCTGCTCTTCCGCCTTGCGCGGATCGCCGAGGGCATTCGGGAACCGCGGAGCGCGTGGCTGCTCACTCTCCTCGCCGCCGCGCTCGTGCTCACCGTGTCGCGCTCGTCGGCGCTGGCGCTGGCCGTGGGGCTGGCGGCGATCGTGGCCGCGCGGGGGCTCAGGTCCCGGCTGGGGTACACGTTTCTGGTGGGCGCGTCGCTGCTCGTGCCCACGTTCTGGCTCATGGCGGGCTACGCCGCGCGGCTCAACAAGCTGCGCGTGGACACCTCGGCGCTCGAACGCTTCATTCCCTGGTTGCGCGCCCTGCGGCTGATCATCGACCACCCCGTGCTGGGCGTGGGCTTCAACGCCATGAAGCCGGCCGAGATGGCCCACGGATGGGTGCTGCTCGGCAGCGCCGGCGTGTCGCTCGACGGCGGGCTGCTGTTCGTGGCGGCCATGACCGGACTGCTCGGGCTCGCCTGCTACGTCTGGATGCTGTGGCGCGTGGTGCGGCTGGCGCGGCGAGTGTACAACGATCCGGATCTCGAGCCGGCCGACCGCGCCCACGGCGTGGCCACCGCCGCCTCGACGCTGGCCGTGGTGGTGCACTCTTTTTTCGTGAACTCGCTTCTCCTGCCCTTCGTGATGCAGATTCTCTGGATCATGTGGGGCACTCTCATGCGCATCGCCGGCAATCGCCGGCTTCGCGTCGGCGCGGCGGTCGTCGTGCCGCTGCTGATCTTCGTGGCCGGCTGCGAGCCCTGCGCCGGCACCAACGTCTGCGCGCCCGCGGCGAAAGTCGATCTGATCGGCCAGATCGTCGACGCCGCCACGGGCGCTCCGGCGGCCGGCGTGCAGGTGAGCGTGTCGCTTTCCAACGGAGATCAGGCCACCGCCACCACGGGGGGCGACGGAAGCTGGGAAGTCGCCACGGATGTGCGGGGCTCCGACAGTCTGTCCGCGACCATCACCGTGGCGGCGCCCGGCCATGCCGGATATACCGTGCCGCCGTTCCAGGTAGCCGTGTCCACCCGTCGAGGCGACGCGACGCTGCTGGGCGCCTGGTTCGACGTGCCGCACGCCCGCTATATGGCCACGCTCCTGCACGACGGCGTGCCGCTCGCCGGTGCCGAGGTGAACTTCGCGCCCACCGGCGGCGTGGCGGTCACCGGTACGTTTTCCGGCAGCACGAACTCCGACGGCATCTTCGCCCTCGACCTCACCGGCGACCAGTTGGGCAGCGCCGTGGGCAACCTGACGGTGAGCCAGGGGTCGCTGGACCACCCGGCGGTGTTCGGCGGCTACACCATCCCGCTCGATTACCACTATCGCGTCGCGTCGCCGCAGGCCACCTACAACGTGGGGAGCATTCTCGTATACGGGGCGCAGGCGTTCAACCGCGGCACCGGCCAGCACGTGCAGGGCGTGGCGGTGAACTGGACGCGCACCGGCGGCATCGCGACCACCCCCGCGGTCATCAACACCACCACCGACGCCACGGGATTCTTCCTGCTCGACATGACGCCGGCCGCGGACGGCGAGACCATCGGCACGCTCACCTTCACGCCGCCCAACGGTTCGGCCACCTCGTACCCCAACCTGCACCTCGCCACCTACGACTCCACGTCGTACCGCTACCTGGGCAACTTTGGCTACGGGCAGCGGTGGGCGTGGGCCATCGAACTCTGGCGTAACGATTCACTCAAGCAGGCCCGGGGCGTGCCCGTGACCTTCCGCCGCACCGGCGGCATCGCCATCGATCCCGACTCGTTGCAGCTCGTGACCGGCTCCGACGGGCGCATCGAGGTGCGCGCCGCCGTCACCGACACCGGCTACGTGGACGGCGAGATCACCGTGCACCCGGCCACCGGGCCGGCGCGGCTCATCACGGGAATTCACCTCCACACCTTCGCGGGCGACTCCCTTGGCTTTGCCGGCGTGTTCAGCTTCGGGCCCTCGCTGCGCTACGCGGCGCAGATCCAGCGCGCCGACGGCACCCCGGTGGCGGGCGCCACCGTCACCTGGACGCTCGACTCCGGGCTCGACGCCACGCCCGTCACGCTCACCAGCACCACCGACAACACGGGCTACTTCAACGTGATGCTCTACCCGCCCGACAACTTCGACGGCACGGCGGTGGGCCACTTCACGGTGAGTCCCCCGGCGCCCTACCCGCCGGGAAGCGCGTACACTATTTCGAACGTGCATCTGCCCACATTCCAGTCGCCCGATCTGCGCTTCGCCGGGTTCTTCCAGATCCCGAACCCGTGA